The following is a genomic window from Candidatus Alcyoniella australis.
CGCCAGACTGGTAGGCGCGGCGCGGCTGATCAGCAGCGGCACACCCAGACGCGCGGTCTTGATCAGCATTTCGCTGCTGATGCGACCGGTGCACAGCAGGCAGTAGCGCGCCGGATCCAGGCCGTCGAGCAGACAGCGCCCGGCCAGCTTGTCCACGGCGTTGTGGCGGCCCACATCCTCGCGCAGCAGGCGGATACCGTCCTCGTCGGCCAGCGCCGCTCCGTGTACACCGTTGGTGAGGTGATGCAGCTGTGTGGCCTTTTCAGTCAGCTCGCTGATCAGCACGCTAATCCGTGACGCGGCGATCTGCAACCCGTCGCGCACCCTAAGCTCTCCGGCTCTGCCCGCGTCAAGCGCCCCGCGGCCCAGGGTTCCCTTGCCCAGGCCGCTGGTCACCAGCCGCTCGTTTGCCGGCATGCAACCCGGCGCCGCGACCTTGGCGCAAATCGAGTCGCCATCGTCCTCAATGCTCAGCTTTTCGATCTGGTCCGCCGAGCTAATCGCTCCGTCGGCCAACAGAAAGCCCACGGTCAACTCGTCGGGGTATTCGGGCGTGCATAGCAACGTAGCCGCCCTCTCGCCGTTGAGCTCGATGCTCAAGGTCACCTCGCGGGCCAGCTCGATCGCGCAGCTTTTTCGCTGCTGGTCGAGGACTTCGATCGTCACGGCGCGGGGGTCAATAGGCTTCATCGAATCGGCCCATTGTGTGGCAGCGCGCACACGCGGTCAATCGACAAACAAAGGGCCGGGGACACGCCCCGGCCCGTGGGATCTGGAAACTGCGACGGCTTAGCGCCAGCCGATGATGTCCTGCGGGAAGAATGTGCCGAACTCGTATGCAGTGCCCACCGTCCAATCGATGGGATTGATCGGGTAGACCTTGCCATTGAGGAAGTCGGAGGCAAACACCGTGTTGTCCGAGTAGACCGCGAGCCGCGATACATAACTGCAACCCGGGATAATGATCGGATTGCCCGCGCCGCGTGTCCAAATGCCGCTTTCGATGATGTAAACGTAGATCTTGCCATCGCTGCTGTCGGCAACCACCAGCTGCCCATCCAGGGTCATCACTGCCGGCCCGGGGGCAACGCCGATGCTCAGCGTCTCGGTGATCGTATTGTTCGAGGCGTCGATCACGTCGATCGAACCGTTTACCGTGGCGCCGTAGTCGCCGGAGTTGATCGCATAGACCGTCTCGCCGTCGATGGACGTCACTACGTTGGTGGTGTTCAGC
Proteins encoded in this region:
- the fdhD gene encoding formate dehydrogenase accessory sulfurtransferase FdhD, with amino-acid sequence MKPIDPRAVTIEVLDQQRKSCAIELAREVTLSIELNGERAATLLCTPEYPDELTVGFLLADGAISSADQIEKLSIEDDGDSICAKVAAPGCMPANERLVTSGLGKGTLGRGALDAGRAGELRVRDGLQIAASRISVLISELTEKATQLHHLTNGVHGAALADEDGIRLLREDVGRHNAVDKLAGRCLLDGLDPARYCLLCTGRISSEMLIKTARLGVPLLISRAAPTSLAVELAHSTGVTLVGSARGDRFRVFANAQRIVWEER